Proteins encoded in a region of the Polyodon spathula isolate WHYD16114869_AA unplaced genomic scaffold, ASM1765450v1 scaffolds_1435, whole genome shotgun sequence genome:
- the st6galnac4 gene encoding alpha-N-acetyl-neuraminyl-2,3-beta-galactosyl-1,3-N-acetyl-galactosaminide alpha-2,6-sialyltransferase isoform X2 produces the protein MRTLRLLWIALGVVTTLAVFFSYQAVKPHIESGLHGYVCVSTGRPLDFHCKQCAFVSNSGQMLGARKGREIDQSDCVVRMNNAPTLGYEDDVGSKTSLRVVSHTSVPLLLRNETLFFRQAADTVYVVWGPERNMRQDGRGRIYNTLVRVTEKYPDTRIYMLTREKILECDRVFQNETGKDRIKSGTYLSTGFFTMILALDMCDSIQVYGMINDNYCRANLNTVPYHYYENGRLDECQMYRAHEKAATGGHRFITEKAIFAKWATRKNLTFSNPSWAESNPV, from the exons ATGAGAACTCTG AGGCTGTTGTGGATTGCACTGGGGGTCGTTACCACTCTGGCGGTGTTCTTTTCTTACCAGGCTGTGAAACCGCACATCGAGAGCGGGCTGCATGGATATGTGTGCGTCTCTACTGGTCGG CCACTGGATTTCCACTGCAAACAATGTGCCTTCGTGTCCAATTCGGGTCAGATGCTGGGGGCGCGGAAAGGGAGAGAGATTGACCAATCGGATTGCGTGGTGCGCATGAACAACGCCCCCACCCTGGGGTACGAGGATGACGTGGGCAGCAAGACCAGCCTGCGGGTCGTCTCGCACACCAGCGTGCCGCTGCTGCTCCGGAACGAGACGCTCTTCTTCAGACAGGCGGCCGACACTGTGTATGTGGTCTGGGGGCCTGAGAGGAACATGAGGCAGGATGGGAGGGGCAGAATCTACAATACTCTGGTGAGAGTGACTGAGAAGTACCCTGACACTCGCATCTACATGCTGACCAGAGAGAAGATACTTGAGTGTGACCGTGTCTTTCAAAATGAAACTGGAAAGGACAG GATTAAATCTGGCACCTACCTCAGCACTGGGTTCTTCACAATGATTCTGGCTTTAGACATGTGTGACAGTATTCAAGTCTATGGGATGATCAACGATAACTATTGCAG AGCCAATCTCAACACAGTGCCTTACCATTACTACGAGAACGGGAGGCTGGATGAGTGCCAGATGTACAGAGCCCACGAGAAAGCAGCCACGGGAGGCCACCGCTTCATCACAGAGAAAGCCATCTTTGCAAAATGGGCAACACGCAAAAACCTGACCTTCTCCAACCCCTCCTGGGCAGAGAGCAACCCTGTTTAA
- the st6galnac4 gene encoding alpha-N-acetyl-neuraminyl-2,3-beta-galactosyl-1,3-N-acetyl-galactosaminide alpha-2,6-sialyltransferase isoform X3, whose translation MRTLAVKPHIESGLHGYVCVSTGRPLDFHCKQCAFVSNSGQMLGARKGREIDQSDCVVRMNNAPTLGYEDDVGSKTSLRVVSHTSVPLLLRNETLFFRQAADTVYVVWGPERNMRQDGRGRIYNTLVRVTEKYPDTRIYMLTREKILECDRVFQNETGKDRIKSGTYLSTGFFTMILALDMCDSIQVYGMINDNYCSRANLNTVPYHYYENGRLDECQMYRAHEKAATGGHRFITEKAIFAKWATRKNLTFSNPSWAESNPV comes from the exons ATGAGAACTCTG GCTGTGAAACCGCACATCGAGAGCGGGCTGCATGGATATGTGTGCGTCTCTACTGGTCGG CCACTGGATTTCCACTGCAAACAATGTGCCTTCGTGTCCAATTCGGGTCAGATGCTGGGGGCGCGGAAAGGGAGAGAGATTGACCAATCGGATTGCGTGGTGCGCATGAACAACGCCCCCACCCTGGGGTACGAGGATGACGTGGGCAGCAAGACCAGCCTGCGGGTCGTCTCGCACACCAGCGTGCCGCTGCTGCTCCGGAACGAGACGCTCTTCTTCAGACAGGCGGCCGACACTGTGTATGTGGTCTGGGGGCCTGAGAGGAACATGAGGCAGGATGGGAGGGGCAGAATCTACAATACTCTGGTGAGAGTGACTGAGAAGTACCCTGACACTCGCATCTACATGCTGACCAGAGAGAAGATACTTGAGTGTGACCGTGTCTTTCAAAATGAAACTGGAAAGGACAG GATTAAATCTGGCACCTACCTCAGCACTGGGTTCTTCACAATGATTCTGGCTTTAGACATGTGTGACAGTATTCAAGTCTATGGGATGATCAACGATAACTATTGCAG CAGAGCCAATCTCAACACAGTGCCTTACCATTACTACGAGAACGGGAGGCTGGATGAGTGCCAGATGTACAGAGCCCACGAGAAAGCAGCCACGGGAGGCCACCGCTTCATCACAGAGAAAGCCATCTTTGCAAAATGGGCAACACGCAAAAACCTGACCTTCTCCAACCCCTCCTGGGCAGAGAGCAACCCTGTTTAA
- the st6galnac4 gene encoding alpha-N-acetyl-neuraminyl-2,3-beta-galactosyl-1,3-N-acetyl-galactosaminide alpha-2,6-sialyltransferase isoform X1: MRTLRLLWIALGVVTTLAVFFSYQAVKPHIESGLHGYVCVSTGRPLDFHCKQCAFVSNSGQMLGARKGREIDQSDCVVRMNNAPTLGYEDDVGSKTSLRVVSHTSVPLLLRNETLFFRQAADTVYVVWGPERNMRQDGRGRIYNTLVRVTEKYPDTRIYMLTREKILECDRVFQNETGKDRIKSGTYLSTGFFTMILALDMCDSIQVYGMINDNYCSRANLNTVPYHYYENGRLDECQMYRAHEKAATGGHRFITEKAIFAKWATRKNLTFSNPSWAESNPV; encoded by the exons ATGAGAACTCTG AGGCTGTTGTGGATTGCACTGGGGGTCGTTACCACTCTGGCGGTGTTCTTTTCTTACCAGGCTGTGAAACCGCACATCGAGAGCGGGCTGCATGGATATGTGTGCGTCTCTACTGGTCGG CCACTGGATTTCCACTGCAAACAATGTGCCTTCGTGTCCAATTCGGGTCAGATGCTGGGGGCGCGGAAAGGGAGAGAGATTGACCAATCGGATTGCGTGGTGCGCATGAACAACGCCCCCACCCTGGGGTACGAGGATGACGTGGGCAGCAAGACCAGCCTGCGGGTCGTCTCGCACACCAGCGTGCCGCTGCTGCTCCGGAACGAGACGCTCTTCTTCAGACAGGCGGCCGACACTGTGTATGTGGTCTGGGGGCCTGAGAGGAACATGAGGCAGGATGGGAGGGGCAGAATCTACAATACTCTGGTGAGAGTGACTGAGAAGTACCCTGACACTCGCATCTACATGCTGACCAGAGAGAAGATACTTGAGTGTGACCGTGTCTTTCAAAATGAAACTGGAAAGGACAG GATTAAATCTGGCACCTACCTCAGCACTGGGTTCTTCACAATGATTCTGGCTTTAGACATGTGTGACAGTATTCAAGTCTATGGGATGATCAACGATAACTATTGCAG CAGAGCCAATCTCAACACAGTGCCTTACCATTACTACGAGAACGGGAGGCTGGATGAGTGCCAGATGTACAGAGCCCACGAGAAAGCAGCCACGGGAGGCCACCGCTTCATCACAGAGAAAGCCATCTTTGCAAAATGGGCAACACGCAAAAACCTGACCTTCTCCAACCCCTCCTGGGCAGAGAGCAACCCTGTTTAA
- the st6galnac4 gene encoding alpha-N-acetyl-neuraminyl-2,3-beta-galactosyl-1,3-N-acetyl-galactosaminide alpha-2,6-sialyltransferase isoform X4: MRTLRLLWIALGVVTTLAVFFSYQAVKPHIESGLHGYVCVSTGRPLDFHCKQCAFVSNSGQMLGARKGREIDQSDCVVRMNNAPTLGYEDDVGSKTSLRVVSHTSVPLLLRNETLFFRQAADTVYVVWGPERNMRQDGRGRIYNTLVRVTEKYPDTRIYMLTREKILECDRVFQNETGKDSRANLNTVPYHYYENGRLDECQMYRAHEKAATGGHRFITEKAIFAKWATRKNLTFSNPSWAESNPV, translated from the exons ATGAGAACTCTG AGGCTGTTGTGGATTGCACTGGGGGTCGTTACCACTCTGGCGGTGTTCTTTTCTTACCAGGCTGTGAAACCGCACATCGAGAGCGGGCTGCATGGATATGTGTGCGTCTCTACTGGTCGG CCACTGGATTTCCACTGCAAACAATGTGCCTTCGTGTCCAATTCGGGTCAGATGCTGGGGGCGCGGAAAGGGAGAGAGATTGACCAATCGGATTGCGTGGTGCGCATGAACAACGCCCCCACCCTGGGGTACGAGGATGACGTGGGCAGCAAGACCAGCCTGCGGGTCGTCTCGCACACCAGCGTGCCGCTGCTGCTCCGGAACGAGACGCTCTTCTTCAGACAGGCGGCCGACACTGTGTATGTGGTCTGGGGGCCTGAGAGGAACATGAGGCAGGATGGGAGGGGCAGAATCTACAATACTCTGGTGAGAGTGACTGAGAAGTACCCTGACACTCGCATCTACATGCTGACCAGAGAGAAGATACTTGAGTGTGACCGTGTCTTTCAAAATGAAACTGGAAAGGACAG CAGAGCCAATCTCAACACAGTGCCTTACCATTACTACGAGAACGGGAGGCTGGATGAGTGCCAGATGTACAGAGCCCACGAGAAAGCAGCCACGGGAGGCCACCGCTTCATCACAGAGAAAGCCATCTTTGCAAAATGGGCAACACGCAAAAACCTGACCTTCTCCAACCCCTCCTGGGCAGAGAGCAACCCTGTTTAA
- the miga2 gene encoding mitoguardin 2 isoform X1 → MSRRSNDGVSIVQALAMTVAEIPVFLYSTFGQSLFSQLRLSPTLKKVLFATALGSVALALTAHQLKRRRHKRKQITPGKEVQKQQPVPGSLLGTGKPSSLKRGKEHPDGTAPYPGRRATSPSSRSNDTLSGISSIAPSKHSSSSHCLASIRVPLSSQAASPGAPWETEVMEEEEPGNAEDNADNLYVLGMELFEEALQKWEQALNIRQRSGSDMTSRNSLVPQKPALEEQPEARNKGFAEKLETLLHRAYTLQEEFGSTIPPDSLLPDFESEGTLILPNAEGFDRMQMDGASGTSDDSFFSAAELLDALAFDGEAFVPSKPGGLYEEALMQVREGQVSCRTLRTELLQCYSDQDFLSKLQCVRQAFQLLLQDETHRQFFMEIGKQMISGLMIKAGKSPKAFLESYEEMLRYTQRGETWATTQMELEGRGVVCLNFFDIVLDFILMDAFEDLESPPGSVVAVLRNRWLSDSFKETALATACWSVLKAKRRLLMVPDGFISHFYSISEHVSPVLAFGFLGPKQQLCEVCNIFKQQVIHYLKDMFDHDKVRYTSCQSLADDILQLSRRRSEILLGYLGIDSLTEPNGTLHLGNGPSPHN, encoded by the exons ATGTCTCGAAGGAGCAACGATGGTGTCTCCATTGTTCAGGCCCTGGCCATGACCGTGGCTGAGATCCCGGTGTTCCTCTACTCCACCTTCGGGCAG TCTCTCTTCTCCCAGCTGAGGCTGTCCCCGACCCTGAAGAAGGTGCTCTTTGCCACGGCGCTGGGCAGTGTCGCCCTGGCCCTCACCGCACACCAGCTAAAGAGACGGCGACACAAGAGGAAGCAGATCACCCCAGGCAAGGAGGTCCAGAAACAGCAGCCTGTCCCGGGGTCACTGCTGGGGACAGGGAAACCCTCATCTCTGAAGAGAGGTAAAGAGCACCCAGATGGTACAG CTCCGTACCCGGGCCGGAGAGCGACAAGCCCCAGCAGCCGCAGCAATGACACCCTCAGTGGGATCTCCTCCATCGCCCCCAGCAAGCATTCCAGCTCCTCCCACTGCCTGGCATCG ATACGAGTACCGCTGTCAAGCCAGGCAGCCAGTCCCGGAGCACCCTGGGAGACTGAGGTGATGGAAGAGGAGGAGCCTGGGAATGCAGAGGACAACGCGGATAATCTCTATGTCCTGG GAATGGAGTTGTTTGAGGAAGCCCTGCAGAAGTGGGAGCAAGCTCTGAACATCCGCCAGCGAAGTGGATCCGACATGACCAGCAGGAACAGCCTGGTCCCCCAGAAACCAGCCTTGGAGGAGCAACCGGAG GCTCGGAACAAGGGGTTTGCGGAGAAGCTGGAGACCCTCCTCCATCGGGCGTACACCCTCCAGGAAGAGTTTGGGAGCACCATCCCGCCAGACAGCCTGCTGCCAGACTTTG AGAGTGAGGGGACATTAATCCTGCCCAATGCGGAGGGCTTCGATCGGATGCAGATGGATGGCGCCAGTGGCACCTCTGACGATTCTTTCTTCTCTGCAGCTGAG CTTTTGGATGCTCTTGCGTTTGATGGTGAAGCATTCGTTCCCTCGAAGCCAGGGGGTCTGTATGAAGAAGCCCTGATGCAGGTTAGGGAGGGGCAGGTCAGCTGCAGGACCCTCAG GACAGAGCTGTTACAGTGCTACAGTGACCAGGACTTCCTGTCAAAGCTGCAGTGCGTGCGACAGGCATTTCAG TTATTGCTACAGGACGAGACTCATCGGCAGTTTTTCATGGAGATTGGAAAGCAGATGATCTCGGGACTCATGATCAAGGCAGGCAAG AGTCCAAAAGCGTTCTTGGAAAGCTATGAAGAGATGCTTCGCTATACCCAGAGAGGGGAAACCTGGGCAACCACCCAGATGGAGCTGGAGGGGCGAGGG GTTGTGTGCCTGAACTTCTTCGACATTGTGCTGGATTTCATCCTGATGGACGCCTTTGAGGACTTGGAGAGCCCGCCCGGCTCGGTCGTGGCTGTCCTGCGTAACCGTTGGCTCTCTGACAGCTTCAAGGAGACG GCGCTGGCGACAGCCTGCTGGTCAGTGTTAAAGGCAAAAAGACGTCTCCTCATG GTACCAGACGGCTTCATCTCCCATTTCTACTCCATTTCAGAGCATGTTAGCCCCGTTCTAGCCTTTGGATTCCTGGGCCCCAAGCAGCAGCTCTGTGAGGTCTGCAATATCTTTAAG CAACAGGTCATTCATTACCTGAAGGACATGTTTGACCACGATAAAGTCCGCTACACCTCATGTCAGTCTTTGGCTGACGATATCTTGCAGTTGTCACGGCGACGCAGCGAAATTCTCCTCGGTTACCTGGGCATTGACAGCCTAACAGAGCCCAACGGAACCTTGCACCTTGGCAACGGGCCTTCGCCGCATAACTAA
- the miga2 gene encoding mitoguardin 2 isoform X2, which translates to MSRRSNDGVSIVQALAMTVAEIPVFLYSTFGQLRLSPTLKKVLFATALGSVALALTAHQLKRRRHKRKQITPGKEVQKQQPVPGSLLGTGKPSSLKRGKEHPDGTAPYPGRRATSPSSRSNDTLSGISSIAPSKHSSSSHCLASIRVPLSSQAASPGAPWETEVMEEEEPGNAEDNADNLYVLGMELFEEALQKWEQALNIRQRSGSDMTSRNSLVPQKPALEEQPEARNKGFAEKLETLLHRAYTLQEEFGSTIPPDSLLPDFESEGTLILPNAEGFDRMQMDGASGTSDDSFFSAAELLDALAFDGEAFVPSKPGGLYEEALMQVREGQVSCRTLRTELLQCYSDQDFLSKLQCVRQAFQLLLQDETHRQFFMEIGKQMISGLMIKAGKSPKAFLESYEEMLRYTQRGETWATTQMELEGRGVVCLNFFDIVLDFILMDAFEDLESPPGSVVAVLRNRWLSDSFKETALATACWSVLKAKRRLLMVPDGFISHFYSISEHVSPVLAFGFLGPKQQLCEVCNIFKQQVIHYLKDMFDHDKVRYTSCQSLADDILQLSRRRSEILLGYLGIDSLTEPNGTLHLGNGPSPHN; encoded by the exons ATGTCTCGAAGGAGCAACGATGGTGTCTCCATTGTTCAGGCCCTGGCCATGACCGTGGCTGAGATCCCGGTGTTCCTCTACTCCACCTTCGGGCAG CTGAGGCTGTCCCCGACCCTGAAGAAGGTGCTCTTTGCCACGGCGCTGGGCAGTGTCGCCCTGGCCCTCACCGCACACCAGCTAAAGAGACGGCGACACAAGAGGAAGCAGATCACCCCAGGCAAGGAGGTCCAGAAACAGCAGCCTGTCCCGGGGTCACTGCTGGGGACAGGGAAACCCTCATCTCTGAAGAGAGGTAAAGAGCACCCAGATGGTACAG CTCCGTACCCGGGCCGGAGAGCGACAAGCCCCAGCAGCCGCAGCAATGACACCCTCAGTGGGATCTCCTCCATCGCCCCCAGCAAGCATTCCAGCTCCTCCCACTGCCTGGCATCG ATACGAGTACCGCTGTCAAGCCAGGCAGCCAGTCCCGGAGCACCCTGGGAGACTGAGGTGATGGAAGAGGAGGAGCCTGGGAATGCAGAGGACAACGCGGATAATCTCTATGTCCTGG GAATGGAGTTGTTTGAGGAAGCCCTGCAGAAGTGGGAGCAAGCTCTGAACATCCGCCAGCGAAGTGGATCCGACATGACCAGCAGGAACAGCCTGGTCCCCCAGAAACCAGCCTTGGAGGAGCAACCGGAG GCTCGGAACAAGGGGTTTGCGGAGAAGCTGGAGACCCTCCTCCATCGGGCGTACACCCTCCAGGAAGAGTTTGGGAGCACCATCCCGCCAGACAGCCTGCTGCCAGACTTTG AGAGTGAGGGGACATTAATCCTGCCCAATGCGGAGGGCTTCGATCGGATGCAGATGGATGGCGCCAGTGGCACCTCTGACGATTCTTTCTTCTCTGCAGCTGAG CTTTTGGATGCTCTTGCGTTTGATGGTGAAGCATTCGTTCCCTCGAAGCCAGGGGGTCTGTATGAAGAAGCCCTGATGCAGGTTAGGGAGGGGCAGGTCAGCTGCAGGACCCTCAG GACAGAGCTGTTACAGTGCTACAGTGACCAGGACTTCCTGTCAAAGCTGCAGTGCGTGCGACAGGCATTTCAG TTATTGCTACAGGACGAGACTCATCGGCAGTTTTTCATGGAGATTGGAAAGCAGATGATCTCGGGACTCATGATCAAGGCAGGCAAG AGTCCAAAAGCGTTCTTGGAAAGCTATGAAGAGATGCTTCGCTATACCCAGAGAGGGGAAACCTGGGCAACCACCCAGATGGAGCTGGAGGGGCGAGGG GTTGTGTGCCTGAACTTCTTCGACATTGTGCTGGATTTCATCCTGATGGACGCCTTTGAGGACTTGGAGAGCCCGCCCGGCTCGGTCGTGGCTGTCCTGCGTAACCGTTGGCTCTCTGACAGCTTCAAGGAGACG GCGCTGGCGACAGCCTGCTGGTCAGTGTTAAAGGCAAAAAGACGTCTCCTCATG GTACCAGACGGCTTCATCTCCCATTTCTACTCCATTTCAGAGCATGTTAGCCCCGTTCTAGCCTTTGGATTCCTGGGCCCCAAGCAGCAGCTCTGTGAGGTCTGCAATATCTTTAAG CAACAGGTCATTCATTACCTGAAGGACATGTTTGACCACGATAAAGTCCGCTACACCTCATGTCAGTCTTTGGCTGACGATATCTTGCAGTTGTCACGGCGACGCAGCGAAATTCTCCTCGGTTACCTGGGCATTGACAGCCTAACAGAGCCCAACGGAACCTTGCACCTTGGCAACGGGCCTTCGCCGCATAACTAA
- the miga2 gene encoding mitoguardin 2 isoform X3, translated as MSRRSNDGVSIVQALAMTVAEIPVFLYSTFGQSLFSQLRLSPTLKKVLFATALGSVALALTAHQLKRRRHKRKQITPGKEVQKQQPVPGSLLGTGKPSSLKRAPYPGRRATSPSSRSNDTLSGISSIAPSKHSSSSHCLASIRVPLSSQAASPGAPWETEVMEEEEPGNAEDNADNLYVLGMELFEEALQKWEQALNIRQRSGSDMTSRNSLVPQKPALEEQPEARNKGFAEKLETLLHRAYTLQEEFGSTIPPDSLLPDFESEGTLILPNAEGFDRMQMDGASGTSDDSFFSAAELLDALAFDGEAFVPSKPGGLYEEALMQVREGQVSCRTLRTELLQCYSDQDFLSKLQCVRQAFQLLLQDETHRQFFMEIGKQMISGLMIKAGKSPKAFLESYEEMLRYTQRGETWATTQMELEGRGVVCLNFFDIVLDFILMDAFEDLESPPGSVVAVLRNRWLSDSFKETALATACWSVLKAKRRLLMVPDGFISHFYSISEHVSPVLAFGFLGPKQQLCEVCNIFKQQVIHYLKDMFDHDKVRYTSCQSLADDILQLSRRRSEILLGYLGIDSLTEPNGTLHLGNGPSPHN; from the exons ATGTCTCGAAGGAGCAACGATGGTGTCTCCATTGTTCAGGCCCTGGCCATGACCGTGGCTGAGATCCCGGTGTTCCTCTACTCCACCTTCGGGCAG TCTCTCTTCTCCCAGCTGAGGCTGTCCCCGACCCTGAAGAAGGTGCTCTTTGCCACGGCGCTGGGCAGTGTCGCCCTGGCCCTCACCGCACACCAGCTAAAGAGACGGCGACACAAGAGGAAGCAGATCACCCCAGGCAAGGAGGTCCAGAAACAGCAGCCTGTCCCGGGGTCACTGCTGGGGACAGGGAAACCCTCATCTCTGAAGAGAG CTCCGTACCCGGGCCGGAGAGCGACAAGCCCCAGCAGCCGCAGCAATGACACCCTCAGTGGGATCTCCTCCATCGCCCCCAGCAAGCATTCCAGCTCCTCCCACTGCCTGGCATCG ATACGAGTACCGCTGTCAAGCCAGGCAGCCAGTCCCGGAGCACCCTGGGAGACTGAGGTGATGGAAGAGGAGGAGCCTGGGAATGCAGAGGACAACGCGGATAATCTCTATGTCCTGG GAATGGAGTTGTTTGAGGAAGCCCTGCAGAAGTGGGAGCAAGCTCTGAACATCCGCCAGCGAAGTGGATCCGACATGACCAGCAGGAACAGCCTGGTCCCCCAGAAACCAGCCTTGGAGGAGCAACCGGAG GCTCGGAACAAGGGGTTTGCGGAGAAGCTGGAGACCCTCCTCCATCGGGCGTACACCCTCCAGGAAGAGTTTGGGAGCACCATCCCGCCAGACAGCCTGCTGCCAGACTTTG AGAGTGAGGGGACATTAATCCTGCCCAATGCGGAGGGCTTCGATCGGATGCAGATGGATGGCGCCAGTGGCACCTCTGACGATTCTTTCTTCTCTGCAGCTGAG CTTTTGGATGCTCTTGCGTTTGATGGTGAAGCATTCGTTCCCTCGAAGCCAGGGGGTCTGTATGAAGAAGCCCTGATGCAGGTTAGGGAGGGGCAGGTCAGCTGCAGGACCCTCAG GACAGAGCTGTTACAGTGCTACAGTGACCAGGACTTCCTGTCAAAGCTGCAGTGCGTGCGACAGGCATTTCAG TTATTGCTACAGGACGAGACTCATCGGCAGTTTTTCATGGAGATTGGAAAGCAGATGATCTCGGGACTCATGATCAAGGCAGGCAAG AGTCCAAAAGCGTTCTTGGAAAGCTATGAAGAGATGCTTCGCTATACCCAGAGAGGGGAAACCTGGGCAACCACCCAGATGGAGCTGGAGGGGCGAGGG GTTGTGTGCCTGAACTTCTTCGACATTGTGCTGGATTTCATCCTGATGGACGCCTTTGAGGACTTGGAGAGCCCGCCCGGCTCGGTCGTGGCTGTCCTGCGTAACCGTTGGCTCTCTGACAGCTTCAAGGAGACG GCGCTGGCGACAGCCTGCTGGTCAGTGTTAAAGGCAAAAAGACGTCTCCTCATG GTACCAGACGGCTTCATCTCCCATTTCTACTCCATTTCAGAGCATGTTAGCCCCGTTCTAGCCTTTGGATTCCTGGGCCCCAAGCAGCAGCTCTGTGAGGTCTGCAATATCTTTAAG CAACAGGTCATTCATTACCTGAAGGACATGTTTGACCACGATAAAGTCCGCTACACCTCATGTCAGTCTTTGGCTGACGATATCTTGCAGTTGTCACGGCGACGCAGCGAAATTCTCCTCGGTTACCTGGGCATTGACAGCCTAACAGAGCCCAACGGAACCTTGCACCTTGGCAACGGGCCTTCGCCGCATAACTAA
- the dolpp1 gene encoding dolichyldiphosphatase 1 isoform X2, with amino-acid sequence MAGVDECTVTAPWLAVSLTHVEYPTGDFTGQLLAYSSLLPVFILVGFVTLIVFKRELHTISFFGGLVLNEGVNWLLKNIFQEARPCRGAHATLTTEYGMPSSHSQFIWFFFMYSFLFLYFRMHQTNNARCLELLWRHVLSTCLLSMSAFVSYSRVYLLYHSWSQVIHGGVAGSIMAVAWFIFTQELLTPLFPKIAAWPISEFFLIRDTSLIPNIQWFEYTVTRAEARNRQRKLGTKLQ; translated from the exons ATGGCGGGCGTAGACGAGTGTACGGTCACTGCTCCGTGGCTGGCGGTCTCTTTAACACACGTCGAGTATCCTACAG gtgACTTCACAGGCCAGCTCCTCGCATACTCCAGTCTCTTGCCAGTCTTCATTCTCGTGGGCTTTGTAACACTCATTGTTTTTAAGAGAGAATTGCACACT ATATCATTCTTTGGGGGGCTGGTCCTCAATGAGGGAGTAAACTGGTTATTGAAGAACATATTTCAGGAGGCCAGACCGTGTCGAG GTGCTCATGCCACCCTCACTACAGAGTATGGGATGCCCTCCAGTCACTCCCAGTTCATCTGGTTTTTCTTTATGTACTCTTTCCTCTTTCTTTATTTTAG AATGCATCAAACTAACAATGCCAGGTGTCTTGAGCTGCTGTGGAGACACGTTCTGTCTACCTGTTTGCTGAGTATGTCGGCCTTCGTTTCATACAGCAG agtgtatTTGCTGTACCACTCCTGGAGTCAAGTTATACATGGAGGGGTAGCAGGGAGTATCATGGCAGTAGCCTGGTTTATCTTCACACAGGAGTTGCTGACTCCACTCTTTCCCAAGATAGCAGCATG GCCAATTTCTGAGTTTTTCCTAATCCGGGACACAAGCCTCATTCCAAACATTCAGTGGTTTGAGTACACAGTAACTCGAGCAGAAGCAAG AAACAGACAACGAAAACTGGGAACAAAACTGCAGTGA
- the dolpp1 gene encoding dolichyldiphosphatase 1 isoform X1, giving the protein MAGVDECTVTAPWLAVSLTHVEYPTGDFTGQLLAYSSLLPVFILVGFVTLIVFKRELHTISFFGGLVLNEGVNWLLKNIFQEARPCRGMEQPPIMLGAHATLTTEYGMPSSHSQFIWFFFMYSFLFLYFRMHQTNNARCLELLWRHVLSTCLLSMSAFVSYSRVYLLYHSWSQVIHGGVAGSIMAVAWFIFTQELLTPLFPKIAAWPISEFFLIRDTSLIPNIQWFEYTVTRAEARNRQRKLGTKLQ; this is encoded by the exons ATGGCGGGCGTAGACGAGTGTACGGTCACTGCTCCGTGGCTGGCGGTCTCTTTAACACACGTCGAGTATCCTACAG gtgACTTCACAGGCCAGCTCCTCGCATACTCCAGTCTCTTGCCAGTCTTCATTCTCGTGGGCTTTGTAACACTCATTGTTTTTAAGAGAGAATTGCACACT ATATCATTCTTTGGGGGGCTGGTCCTCAATGAGGGAGTAAACTGGTTATTGAAGAACATATTTCAGGAGGCCAGACCGTGTCGAGGTATGGAGCAGCCACCCATCATGCTAG GTGCTCATGCCACCCTCACTACAGAGTATGGGATGCCCTCCAGTCACTCCCAGTTCATCTGGTTTTTCTTTATGTACTCTTTCCTCTTTCTTTATTTTAG AATGCATCAAACTAACAATGCCAGGTGTCTTGAGCTGCTGTGGAGACACGTTCTGTCTACCTGTTTGCTGAGTATGTCGGCCTTCGTTTCATACAGCAG agtgtatTTGCTGTACCACTCCTGGAGTCAAGTTATACATGGAGGGGTAGCAGGGAGTATCATGGCAGTAGCCTGGTTTATCTTCACACAGGAGTTGCTGACTCCACTCTTTCCCAAGATAGCAGCATG GCCAATTTCTGAGTTTTTCCTAATCCGGGACACAAGCCTCATTCCAAACATTCAGTGGTTTGAGTACACAGTAACTCGAGCAGAAGCAAG AAACAGACAACGAAAACTGGGAACAAAACTGCAGTGA